One genomic segment of Hypomesus transpacificus isolate Combined female chromosome 5, fHypTra1, whole genome shotgun sequence includes these proteins:
- the rad51c gene encoding DNA repair protein RAD51 homolog 3 codes for MQRPVSSYALAPSVKVKLLNAGFQSSADLCDLQPFQLSKDAGISQEEAVEVLQAVKCESVQEREAVEKLTALELLQKEQELGNIVTFCSALDMALGGGLPVGKVTEVCGAPGIGKTQLCIQLAVDVQIPVCFGGLGGKAVFIDTEGSFFVQRVVDLAQAAVEHCALLAEDAEQREALKEFTVETVLSNLFVFRCHDYVELLAETYLLPDFLARHPEIRLVVIDGIALPFRQDFEDLSQRTRLLGGLALQAFRMAINHNVAVVLTNQMTTQIWSGQAKLIPALGESWGHAAPQRLILRWEGTHRLASLFKSPSQMEATVPYQITAEGFRDLMSSDQPMTLVDPSTSQSGSFSKRPRMQNESNIKT; via the exons ATGCAAAGGCCAGTGTCGAGCTATGCTTTAGCCCCGTCCGTCAAAGTGAAACTGCTCAATGCAGGGTTCCAGTCGTCTGCAGACCTGTGTGACTTGCAACCTTTTCAACTCAGCAAAG ATGCAGGCATCTCCCAGGAGGAGGCGGTGGAGGTGCTGCAGGCTGTGAAGTGCGAGTCTGTCCAGGAGAGGGAAGCAGTTGAAAAGCTAACTGCTTTGGAGCTACTCCAGAAAGAACAGGAGTTGGGAAATATTGTAACATTTTGCTCTGCGCTGGATATGGCTTTAGGTGGAGGACTTCCTGTAGGGAAGGTCACTGAGGTGTGCGGGGCCCCTGGCATAGGGAAGACCCAGCTCTG TATCCAGCTAGCGGTCGATGTGCAGATCCCAGTGTGTTTTGGAGGTTTGGGGGGCAAGGCTGTATTCATTGACACAGAAGGCAGCTTCTTTGTCCAGAGAGTTGTGGACCTAGCACAAGCTGCTGTGGAGCACTGTGCACTGCTGGCTGAAGATGCGG AGCAGCGGGAGGCCTTGAAAGAGTTCACCGTGGAAACGGTCCTCTCCAACCTCTTCGTCTTCCGTTGTCATGACTACGTGGAGCTGTTGGCGGAGACGTACCTCCTGCCTGACTTCCTGGCTCGGCATCCCGAG ATCCGGCTGGTGGTGATAGATGGCATCGCTTTACCGTTTCGCCAAGACTTCGAGGACCTTTCCCAGAGGACCCGCCTCCTCGGTGGCCTCGCCCTGCAGGCTTTCCGGATGGCAATCAATCATAATGTTGCG GTTGTTCTTACCAATCAGATGACAACACAAATCTGGAGTGGACAGGCAAAGCTCATACCAGCTTTAG GTGAGAGCTGGGGCCACGCTGCCCCGCAGCGGCTCATCCTACGCTGGGAGGGAACGCACAG ACTGGCGTCCCTGTTCAAGTCCCCCAGCCAGATGGAAGCCACAGTGCCGTACCAGATCACT gCTGAAGGCTTCCGGGATTTGATGTCATCAGACCAACCAATGACCTTGGTTGACCCTTCTACAAGCCAATCAGGAAGCTTCAGCAAGAGGCCCCGAATGCAGAATGAATCAAATATAAAAACGTAG